One window from the genome of Streptomyces sp. NBC_01476 encodes:
- a CDS encoding amino acid transporter, translating to MATTAPTGGLRAWLLEGLSDMGKYPRPQENKPERSTEPAGQGQRWWRVMCLTGVDYFSTLGYQPGIAALAAGLLSPIATVVLVIVTLAGALPVYRRVAEDSPHGEGSIAMLERLLSFWKGKLFVLALLGFAATDFLITITLSAADASTHLVENPHFSNALHSHQLLITLLLVALLGAVFLKGFLEAIGVAVVLVGLYLALNVVVVGDGLWHVITAPHLVTDWRHGLTAERGNVFVMIGVSLLIFPKLALGMSGFETGVAVMPHVKGDPGDFEDRPAGRIRGTKKLLTTAALIMSVFLIATSFITTVLIPKAEFENGGQANGRALAFLAHQYLGSGFGTVYDFSTIAILWFAGASAMAGLLNLMPRYLPRYGMAPHWARAVRPMVLVFTLVAFLVTWIFDANVDKQGGAYATGVLVLMSSAAIAVTIAARTAGQRNWTIGFGIIAVVFLYTTVVNVVERPDGVKIGACFIGGIVLVSLLSRLARSFELRVTSVEMDDMAARFVRDIASRRIRFIANEPGQRDAAEYRDKVHQIRADNDIPPEDDLVFVEVTVLDASEFESAVVVRGQVMHGRYRVLSLESSTVPNALAAFLLHVRDETGSKPHIYFEWTEGSPFANFLRFFLFGQGEVAPVTREVLREAEPDRNRRPRVHVA from the coding sequence TTGGCCACCACCGCCCCGACCGGCGGCCTTCGCGCCTGGCTGCTGGAGGGCCTGTCGGACATGGGGAAGTACCCCCGGCCGCAGGAGAACAAGCCGGAGCGGTCCACGGAGCCCGCCGGGCAGGGGCAGCGCTGGTGGCGGGTGATGTGCCTCACCGGTGTCGACTACTTCTCCACCCTCGGGTACCAGCCGGGCATCGCCGCGCTGGCCGCCGGGCTGCTCTCGCCGATCGCCACCGTCGTGCTGGTGATCGTGACCCTGGCGGGCGCGCTGCCGGTCTACCGGCGGGTCGCGGAGGACAGCCCGCACGGCGAGGGCTCCATCGCGATGCTGGAGCGGCTGCTCTCCTTCTGGAAGGGCAAGCTCTTCGTCCTGGCCCTGCTCGGCTTCGCGGCGACCGACTTCCTCATCACGATCACCCTCTCGGCGGCCGACGCCAGCACCCACCTGGTGGAGAACCCGCACTTCAGCAACGCCCTGCACAGCCACCAGCTGCTGATCACACTGCTGCTGGTGGCGCTGCTCGGCGCGGTCTTCCTCAAGGGATTCCTGGAGGCGATCGGTGTCGCCGTGGTGCTGGTCGGCCTCTATCTCGCGCTGAACGTCGTGGTGGTCGGCGACGGCCTGTGGCATGTGATCACCGCCCCGCACCTGGTGACGGACTGGCGGCACGGCCTGACCGCCGAACGCGGCAACGTCTTCGTGATGATCGGCGTCTCGCTGCTGATCTTCCCGAAGCTCGCCCTCGGCATGTCCGGCTTCGAGACCGGTGTGGCCGTCATGCCGCACGTCAAGGGCGACCCCGGCGACTTTGAGGACCGCCCGGCCGGCCGGATCCGCGGCACCAAGAAGCTGCTGACCACCGCCGCCCTGATCATGAGCGTCTTCCTCATCGCGACCAGCTTCATCACCACCGTGCTCATCCCGAAGGCCGAGTTCGAGAACGGCGGCCAGGCCAACGGCCGCGCGCTGGCCTTCCTCGCGCACCAGTACCTCGGCTCCGGCTTCGGCACGGTCTACGACTTCTCGACCATCGCCATCCTCTGGTTCGCCGGCGCCTCGGCGATGGCCGGGCTGCTGAACCTGATGCCGCGCTATCTGCCGCGGTACGGCATGGCGCCGCACTGGGCCCGGGCGGTCCGGCCGATGGTGCTGGTCTTCACCCTCGTGGCCTTCCTGGTGACGTGGATCTTCGACGCGAACGTCGACAAGCAGGGCGGCGCGTACGCCACCGGTGTGCTGGTGCTGATGAGTTCGGCGGCCATCGCGGTGACCATCGCGGCCCGCACGGCCGGTCAGCGCAACTGGACGATCGGCTTCGGGATCATCGCGGTGGTGTTCCTCTACACCACCGTGGTCAACGTCGTGGAGCGCCCGGACGGTGTGAAGATCGGTGCCTGCTTCATCGGCGGCATCGTGCTGGTCTCGCTGCTGTCCCGCCTCGCCCGCTCCTTCGAACTGCGGGTCACCAGCGTCGAGATGGACGACATGGCGGCCCGTTTCGTCCGGGACATCGCCAGCCGCCGGATCCGCTTCATCGCCAACGAGCCAGGGCAGCGGGACGCCGCGGAGTACCGCGACAAGGTGCACCAGATCCGCGCCGACAACGACATCCCGCCCGAGGACGACCTGGTCTTCGTCGAGGTGACGGTGCTGGACGCCTCGGAGTTCGAGTCGGCGGTGGTGGTGCGCGGCCAGGTGATGCACGGCCGCTACCGGGTGCTGTCGCTGGAGAGCTCGACCGTGCCGAACGCGCTCGCCGCCTTCCTGCTGCATGTGCGGGACGAGACCGGCAGCAAGCCGCACATCTACTTCGAGTGGACCGAGGGCAGCCCGTTCGCCAACTTCCTGCGCTTCTTCCTCTTCGGCCAGGGCGAGGTGGCCCCGGTCACCCGCGAGGTGCTGCGGGAGGCCGAGCCGGACCGCAACCGCCGGCCCCGCGTCCACGTGGCCTGA
- a CDS encoding sensor histidine kinase has product MSEPRPGRLKVFLGAAPGVGKTYRMLDEGRRRAERGTDVVVAFVECHNRPYTLEKLTGLEVVPRVEREYRGTVLSEMDLDAVLARRPEVALVDELPHTNPPGSRHPKRWQDVETLLAAGIDVVTTVNIQHLESVNDVVEKITEVPQRETVPDEAVRRAFQIELVDMPAEALRRRLAHGNVYAPEKIDAALANYFRIGNLTALRELALLWVAGRVDEALRKYRSDHGIGRVWETRERIVVALTGGPEGQTLIRRAARIADRSAGGDLMAVHVARSDGLATGSSPVALARQRQLVESLGGSYHSVVGDNVPGALLDFARAAGATQLVLGSSRRGRLEKLLTGRGIGDTTVTSSDEIDVHIVTHERAGRGRLLPSRRRTLSTSRLIAGPVAGLVLPFGLAAVLAGSRGSLNLTSEALLFLLAVVGVACTGGVVSAVVASVTASLVLNYWFIPPIGKFTIAEPNNILALGVFAVVAGTVAAIVDRSLRLSRRAARATAEAETLSSLAGSIVRGGDVLPALLERARETFGMESAELTAAPVDDDTAVQVPAGRSTLVLRGRSLPAADQRVLAAFAAHVSAAVERARLAEAAAEIEPVKAADRMRTALLAAVSHDLRTPLAAGWAAVSSLRSQDVRFSAEDRDELLATAEESLSRLSRLVDNLLDMSRLQAGALSLDLRATALEEVLPAALESLPAGAPGVDAYGLEEAPAVLADPPLLERVIANLISNAVRHAPPGEPVVLTAGAIAGRVELRVVDRGPGLSEADREHAFEPFQRMGDTDNSTGLGLGLALSRGLTEAMHGSLTPEDTPGGGLTMVLSLPAAGAPEPVPGVRHEEKAR; this is encoded by the coding sequence ATGTCCGAACCCCGGCCCGGCCGGCTGAAGGTCTTCCTCGGGGCCGCGCCCGGCGTCGGCAAGACGTACCGGATGCTGGACGAGGGGCGGCGCCGGGCCGAGCGCGGCACCGACGTGGTGGTCGCGTTCGTGGAGTGCCACAACCGGCCGTACACGCTGGAGAAGCTGACCGGCCTTGAGGTCGTACCCCGGGTCGAGCGGGAGTACCGCGGCACCGTGCTCTCCGAGATGGACCTGGACGCGGTGCTGGCCCGGCGCCCCGAGGTCGCGCTGGTCGACGAACTCCCGCACACCAACCCGCCGGGCAGCCGCCACCCCAAACGCTGGCAGGACGTGGAGACGCTGCTGGCGGCGGGCATCGACGTGGTCACCACGGTCAACATCCAGCACCTGGAGTCGGTCAACGACGTGGTCGAGAAGATCACCGAGGTGCCGCAGCGCGAGACCGTGCCGGACGAGGCGGTCCGCCGGGCGTTCCAGATCGAGCTGGTGGACATGCCCGCGGAAGCGCTGCGCCGCCGCCTCGCGCACGGCAACGTGTACGCGCCGGAGAAGATCGACGCGGCGCTCGCCAACTACTTCCGCATCGGCAACCTCACCGCGCTGCGCGAACTGGCGCTGCTGTGGGTGGCCGGCCGGGTGGACGAGGCGCTGCGGAAGTATCGCAGCGACCACGGCATAGGGCGTGTCTGGGAGACCCGCGAGCGGATCGTGGTGGCGCTGACCGGCGGCCCGGAAGGGCAGACGCTGATCCGGCGGGCGGCCAGGATCGCCGACCGGTCGGCCGGCGGCGACCTGATGGCGGTGCATGTGGCCCGCAGCGACGGCCTGGCCACCGGCTCCTCGCCGGTGGCGCTGGCCCGGCAGCGGCAGCTGGTGGAGAGCCTGGGCGGCAGCTACCACTCGGTGGTCGGCGACAACGTGCCCGGCGCGCTGCTGGACTTCGCCCGGGCCGCGGGCGCCACCCAGCTGGTGCTCGGCTCCAGCCGGCGCGGCCGGCTGGAGAAACTGCTGACCGGGCGGGGCATCGGCGACACCACGGTGACCAGCTCCGACGAGATCGACGTGCACATCGTCACCCACGAGCGGGCCGGCCGCGGCCGGCTGCTGCCCTCGCGCCGCCGGACGCTGTCCACCTCCCGGCTGATCGCCGGGCCGGTCGCCGGTCTTGTGCTGCCCTTCGGCCTGGCCGCGGTCCTCGCCGGCAGCCGCGGCAGCCTCAATCTGACCAGCGAGGCGCTGCTCTTCCTGCTGGCGGTGGTCGGGGTGGCGTGCACCGGCGGGGTGGTGTCGGCGGTGGTCGCCTCCGTCACCGCCTCACTGGTGCTCAACTACTGGTTCATCCCGCCGATCGGCAAGTTCACCATCGCCGAGCCCAACAACATCCTGGCGCTCGGGGTGTTCGCGGTGGTCGCCGGTACGGTCGCGGCCATCGTGGACCGTTCGCTGCGGCTGTCGCGCCGGGCGGCCAGGGCCACCGCGGAGGCCGAGACGCTCTCCTCGCTGGCCGGCAGCATCGTGCGCGGCGGGGACGTCCTGCCGGCACTGCTGGAGCGGGCCCGGGAGACCTTCGGCATGGAGTCCGCCGAGCTGACCGCGGCGCCGGTCGACGACGACACCGCCGTCCAGGTGCCGGCCGGGCGGTCCACCCTGGTGCTGCGCGGGCGGTCGCTGCCCGCCGCCGACCAGCGGGTGCTCGCCGCCTTCGCGGCGCATGTGTCGGCGGCCGTGGAGCGGGCCCGGCTGGCCGAGGCGGCGGCCGAGATAGAGCCGGTGAAGGCCGCCGACCGGATGCGTACCGCGCTGCTGGCCGCGGTCAGCCACGACCTGCGCACACCGCTGGCGGCCGGCTGGGCCGCGGTCAGCTCGCTGCGCAGCCAGGACGTGCGCTTCTCCGCCGAGGACCGCGACGAACTCCTGGCCACCGCAGAGGAGTCGCTCAGCCGCCTCAGCCGGCTGGTGGACAACCTGCTGGACATGAGCAGGCTGCAGGCGGGCGCGCTGTCGCTGGATCTGCGGGCCACCGCCCTGGAGGAGGTGCTGCCCGCGGCCCTGGAGTCGCTGCCGGCCGGCGCGCCCGGCGTCGACGCGTACGGCCTGGAGGAGGCGCCGGCCGTCCTGGCCGATCCGCCGCTGCTGGAGCGGGTGATCGCTAATCTGATCAGCAACGCGGTGCGGCACGCACCGCCCGGCGAACCGGTGGTGCTCACCGCCGGCGCCATCGCCGGCCGGGTGGAGCTGCGGGTCGTCGACCGCGGCCCCGGCCTGTCCGAGGCGGACCGGGAGCACGCCTTCGAGCCGTTCCAGCGGATGGGCGACACCGACAACAGCACCGGTCTCGGGCTCGGCCTGGCGCTGTCCCGCGGCCTCACCGAGGCGATGCACGGCAGCCTCACCCCCGAGGACACCCCCGGCGGCGGCCTGACCATGGTGCTGTCGCTGCCCGCCGCGGGTGCCCCGGAACCGGTCCCGGGCGTCCGCCACGAGGAGAAGGCGCGGTGA
- the lysA gene encoding diaminopimelate decarboxylase: MSLSLGSLGPSGPALPPAPGEDLSVWPASTAHVPGGDLAVGGVPLAEAADRFGTPLYILDEDEVRSRCRTYKAAFPDADVVYAAKAYLCRAVARWVREEGLGLDVVSAGELELAVTTGFPPDRIVLHGNAKSPQDLRTAVRLGVGRIVIDSGTEIARLAALVPPGDRQKVMLRVVPGVSAGGHAAVRTGTDDQKFGLSLTDGSAQHAVDRVLGQPGLALTGLHCHIGSQVTTVKPYVAALRRLIGLMARIRDQHGVVLPELDLGGGHAVAYRPGEPALDITALATRIRAELAEGCARADLPVPRLILEPGRAVIGPAGVAVYRVLTVKRTAGRTLVAVDGGMSDNPRPALYGVRYLPRLVGREHSAARALVDVVGRYCEAGDVLAADVSLPDDVRPGDLLAVPVAGAYHLSMASTYNLVGRPPVIAVSAATARLLVRRESLADMTARDVGA, translated from the coding sequence ATGTCCCTGTCCCTGGGCTCACTCGGCCCCTCGGGTCCGGCGCTTCCCCCGGCGCCCGGCGAGGACCTGTCGGTCTGGCCCGCCTCCACCGCCCACGTGCCCGGGGGTGACCTCGCGGTCGGCGGGGTGCCGCTGGCCGAGGCCGCCGACCGCTTCGGCACCCCGCTGTACATCCTCGACGAGGACGAGGTGCGGTCCCGCTGCCGTACGTACAAGGCGGCCTTCCCGGACGCCGACGTGGTCTACGCGGCCAAGGCGTACCTCTGCCGGGCGGTGGCCCGCTGGGTCCGCGAGGAGGGGCTCGGCCTGGACGTGGTCTCCGCCGGTGAGCTCGAACTCGCCGTCACCACCGGCTTCCCGCCGGACCGGATCGTGCTGCACGGCAACGCCAAGAGCCCGCAGGACCTGCGCACCGCGGTCCGGCTCGGCGTGGGCCGGATCGTCATCGACAGCGGTACGGAGATCGCCCGGCTGGCGGCGCTGGTCCCGCCGGGCGACCGGCAGAAGGTCATGCTGCGGGTGGTGCCCGGCGTGTCGGCCGGCGGCCACGCGGCGGTCCGCACCGGCACCGACGACCAGAAGTTCGGGCTCTCGCTCACCGACGGCTCCGCCCAGCACGCGGTGGACCGGGTGCTGGGACAGCCCGGGCTCGCGCTCACCGGTCTGCACTGCCACATCGGCTCCCAGGTCACCACCGTAAAGCCGTACGTCGCCGCGCTCCGGCGGCTGATCGGCCTGATGGCGCGGATCCGGGACCAGCACGGGGTGGTGCTGCCCGAACTCGACCTCGGCGGCGGCCACGCGGTGGCCTACCGGCCCGGCGAACCCGCGCTCGACATCACGGCCCTGGCCACCCGGATCCGCGCCGAACTCGCCGAGGGGTGCGCCCGCGCGGACCTCCCCGTGCCCCGGCTGATCCTGGAGCCGGGCCGTGCGGTCATCGGTCCGGCCGGCGTCGCCGTCTACCGCGTGCTCACCGTCAAACGCACCGCGGGCCGTACTCTCGTCGCCGTCGACGGCGGCATGTCCGACAACCCCCGCCCGGCCCTCTACGGCGTCCGCTACCTGCCCCGCCTCGTCGGCCGCGAACACTCCGCCGCCCGCGCCCTGGTGGACGTCGTCGGCCGCTACTGCGAGGCCGGCGACGTGCTGGCCGCCGACGTCTCCCTCCCCGACGACGTACGCCCCGGCGACCTCCTCGCCGTTCCCGTCGCCGGCGCGTACCACCTCTCCATGGCCTCCACCTACAACCTGGTCGGCCGGCCCCCGGTCATAGCCGTCAGCGCTGCCACCGCCCGCCTTCTCGTCCGCCGCGAGTCGCTGGCGGACATGACCGCGCGGGACGTCGGCGCGTGA
- a CDS encoding acetamidase/formamidase family protein, which yields MADPRILTVRPEPGSYAWTFGGAAPIARIAPGTVLDLFTEDCFAGRVRSAADLVSEVCEFPFLNPQTGPFYVEGAETGDTIAVHFVSVEPARDWAASTTVPLFGALTSTHTTATLQPPLPEVVWMWELDRERRTCAFTTREGDLRLELPMDPMHGTVGVAPASLEVRSALVPDAHGGNMDTPEMRAGTTCYLGVNVEGALLSLGDGHARQGEGETCGVAVECAMNTVVIVELLKGVSTPWPRIESDTHIMSTGSARPLEDAFRIAQLDMVRWLERDYGFAELDAYQFLTQAGESPLANVCDTNYTAVSKLRKEWLPPGTPHRDLHRELRQTAALLGR from the coding sequence ATGGCCGACCCCCGTATCCTCACCGTCCGCCCCGAACCCGGCTCGTACGCCTGGACGTTCGGCGGTGCCGCGCCCATCGCGCGGATCGCGCCCGGCACCGTGCTCGACCTCTTCACCGAGGACTGCTTCGCCGGCCGCGTGCGGTCGGCGGCCGATCTGGTCTCCGAGGTCTGCGAGTTCCCGTTCCTCAACCCGCAGACCGGCCCCTTCTACGTCGAAGGCGCCGAGACCGGTGACACGATCGCCGTGCACTTCGTCTCCGTCGAGCCCGCCCGCGACTGGGCCGCCTCCACCACCGTCCCGCTCTTCGGCGCCCTCACCTCCACCCACACCACCGCCACCCTGCAGCCGCCGCTGCCGGAGGTCGTCTGGATGTGGGAGCTGGACCGGGAGCGGCGGACCTGTGCCTTCACCACCCGCGAGGGCGACCTGCGGCTGGAGCTGCCGATGGACCCGATGCACGGCACCGTCGGCGTCGCCCCCGCCAGCCTGGAGGTACGCTCCGCGCTCGTGCCCGACGCGCACGGCGGCAACATGGACACCCCCGAGATGCGGGCCGGCACCACCTGCTACCTCGGTGTCAACGTCGAAGGCGCCCTGCTCAGCCTCGGCGACGGCCACGCCCGGCAGGGTGAGGGCGAGACCTGCGGGGTGGCGGTCGAGTGCGCGATGAACACCGTGGTGATCGTGGAGCTGCTCAAGGGCGTCTCCACGCCCTGGCCGCGGATCGAGTCCGACACCCACATCATGTCCACCGGTTCGGCCCGCCCGCTGGAGGACGCCTTCCGGATCGCCCAGCTCGACATGGTCCGCTGGCTGGAGCGCGACTACGGCTTCGCGGAGCTGGACGCGTACCAGTTCCTCACCCAGGCCGGCGAGTCCCCGCTGGCCAACGTCTGCGACACCAACTACACCGCCGTGTCCAAGCTCCGCAAGGAGTGGCTGCCGCCCGGCACCCCGCACCGCGACCTGCACCGCGAACTGCGGCAGACAGCGGCACTGCTCGGCCGGTAG
- a CDS encoding helix-turn-helix domain-containing protein encodes MSESERRQRFGAYLAQLRRRTKKSQRQLALTLCDSAGITSITRNEVSRWERGERIPDLWLPFLAAALGAPLHELERAAAYARNEADGVLPGPNATLAELLPESELLAPRGALRGRRLGTEDISSLSARAHALRLADDVLSGGDLIAPAFRELHAVVRLYQESTFSEDTERSLLIQIAELAQISGWIASDAGRHADAERAYGLGISAARKAGDRTLAANLAGSLAYQHTNTGRQREGIDLAHAAVEEAGPDASAKPRALFLDRVAWAHAKAGEAQPAIRALGQAHEALEDDNGAAAPTWAYWVTSEELDVMDARAFTELRRPLRAVPLLSDVLARYDATHVREVALYRSWLAEALADANEPEQAAQETRRIIELSGDLTSDRTAERTRVVLERLGEHDEVSEVRELLNDYGHLLLL; translated from the coding sequence ATGAGCGAAAGTGAACGGCGACAACGGTTCGGCGCCTACCTGGCGCAGCTCCGGCGCCGAACCAAGAAGTCGCAGCGGCAGTTGGCTCTTACGCTCTGCGACAGTGCGGGAATCACTTCCATCACACGGAACGAGGTCTCACGCTGGGAACGCGGCGAACGCATCCCAGATCTGTGGCTCCCCTTCCTGGCCGCAGCCCTTGGCGCCCCGCTGCACGAGTTGGAACGTGCCGCCGCGTACGCGCGGAACGAGGCAGACGGCGTCTTGCCCGGCCCCAACGCGACCCTCGCCGAGCTACTGCCGGAGAGCGAACTCCTGGCCCCCCGGGGGGCCCTTCGGGGGCGCCGCCTGGGGACCGAGGACATCAGCAGTCTCAGTGCCCGCGCGCACGCCCTGCGGCTGGCGGATGACGTCCTGTCGGGCGGTGACCTGATCGCACCCGCTTTCCGCGAGCTGCACGCAGTTGTCCGTCTCTACCAAGAGAGCACGTTCAGCGAGGACACTGAGCGGAGTCTGCTGATCCAAATCGCCGAACTCGCCCAGATCTCCGGATGGATCGCCTCCGACGCGGGACGCCACGCTGATGCTGAGCGCGCATACGGTTTGGGTATCTCGGCAGCGCGAAAGGCCGGTGACCGCACGTTGGCGGCGAATCTGGCCGGCTCGCTCGCCTACCAGCACACGAACACCGGTCGCCAGCGTGAAGGCATCGACCTGGCACACGCGGCCGTCGAAGAAGCCGGACCGGATGCGTCGGCGAAACCCCGCGCACTTTTCCTCGACCGCGTTGCGTGGGCTCATGCAAAGGCAGGCGAAGCACAACCCGCAATCAGGGCGCTTGGACAAGCACATGAGGCCCTGGAAGATGACAACGGAGCCGCTGCACCGACATGGGCGTACTGGGTGACCTCAGAAGAGCTGGACGTGATGGATGCCCGAGCGTTCACAGAACTGCGCAGACCGCTGAGGGCTGTCCCTCTGCTGTCGGATGTACTCGCCCGGTACGACGCCACCCATGTACGCGAAGTCGCCCTGTACCGATCCTGGCTGGCGGAGGCGCTGGCAGACGCGAACGAGCCAGAACAGGCGGCCCAAGAGACCCGGCGGATTATCGAGTTGTCCGGTGACCTCACCAGTGACCGCACGGCCGAGCGGACTCGCGTCGTCCTCGAACGCCTAGGAGAACACGACGAGGTTTCCGAGGTCCGCGAGCTGCTCAACGACTACGGCCACCTGTTGCTGCTGTAG
- a CDS encoding ATP-binding protein, with protein sequence MCAGQARRDLWGHLERWGLAHLADRAGVVVSELLTNAVQHANAPRDRLVETRYERVPAGVRIEVHDADEIRPVVGEPSETGESGRGLCLVDALTNGRWGSSGRSGVGKLVWAVVTDEGDGKQPEGGT encoded by the coding sequence GTGTGTGCAGGGCAGGCACGCCGTGATTTGTGGGGCCATCTGGAGCGCTGGGGCTTAGCGCACTTGGCGGACCGTGCGGGGGTCGTGGTTTCGGAACTTCTCACCAACGCGGTGCAGCACGCGAACGCCCCTCGGGATCGTCTCGTGGAGACGCGATACGAGCGGGTGCCTGCAGGGGTGCGGATCGAGGTGCATGACGCCGACGAGATCCGACCGGTGGTCGGGGAACCTTCGGAGACTGGCGAGTCGGGGCGGGGTCTCTGCCTGGTCGACGCATTGACCAACGGACGGTGGGGAAGCAGCGGGCGATCCGGCGTCGGGAAACTGGTCTGGGCCGTCGTTACGGACGAGGGTGACGGTAAGCAGCCTGAGGGCGGCACATGA
- a CDS encoding nucleotidyltransferase family protein → MTTGLVTQALILAGGQATRMRPYTDDAPKAMVPVAGAPIIGYQLSWLAGHGIKSVTISGGYKHEMINNYAGDGSRFGLDIHYAIEEEPLGRGGGLKFGAGRLAEPEAPFYVLNGDVITNFSLTDLSEYHDNNGGAVTVALSPYRSNWGVAELGEENRIKGFVQSPSLPYWINAGIYVFGPEVVPMLPDKGDHEESTFPQLAKEGRLVGYRISGYWKGIDTVKDVISASKEVRLSGRLLPSEFQTTDPNI, encoded by the coding sequence ATGACTACAGGTTTGGTAACGCAAGCGCTGATTCTTGCGGGTGGCCAGGCAACACGCATGCGGCCCTACACGGACGATGCACCGAAAGCGATGGTGCCGGTAGCCGGGGCTCCGATCATCGGTTACCAGCTCAGTTGGTTGGCAGGACACGGGATTAAGTCCGTCACGATCAGCGGCGGGTATAAGCACGAGATGATCAATAACTACGCGGGCGATGGTTCACGGTTCGGTCTGGATATCCACTACGCCATCGAGGAAGAACCTCTTGGCCGGGGCGGAGGGCTTAAATTCGGAGCCGGACGGCTGGCTGAACCCGAAGCCCCCTTTTACGTGCTGAACGGAGACGTAATCACCAATTTCTCCCTCACCGATCTTTCCGAGTACCACGACAATAACGGTGGGGCGGTCACGGTCGCATTGTCTCCGTACCGCTCGAACTGGGGTGTCGCCGAACTGGGTGAAGAAAACCGCATCAAAGGATTCGTCCAGTCGCCGAGCCTGCCCTACTGGATCAATGCCGGAATCTACGTATTCGGTCCGGAGGTTGTACCGATGCTGCCGGACAAGGGAGATCACGAAGAAAGTACCTTTCCGCAGCTGGCCAAGGAGGGGCGCCTGGTCGGCTACCGAATTTCCGGGTATTGGAAGGGGATCGACACGGTCAAAGACGTGATTTCGGCATCCAAGGAAGTCCGGTTGTCGGGGCGGCTGCTCCCCTCGGAATTCCAGACGACAGACCCCAATATCTGA
- a CDS encoding STM4013/SEN3800 family hydrolase — translation MINANEVVGDRRHILFVTFDSLRYDVARSTLHAGMTPNLENILPDGLWEERRTQGSFTYPAHTAFFSGFLPVPSGPERPKRLFACHAMRGTTIGDRTYVFDASDIVTGFSGIGYRTVCIGGVGFFSSQTKLGRVLPGLFQESYWNPDTGTDCPESTRNQVDISLKVLESQRSEKPLFLFLNISATHTPHHVYLPGSSVDSWESQCAALSYADGQLGRLFEAMPSLGSWLVLMCADHGEAFGEDGHSGHGIAHPAVWSVPYAESLVPC, via the coding sequence GTGATCAATGCGAATGAGGTAGTAGGAGACCGCCGTCACATACTGTTCGTTACGTTCGACTCATTGCGCTACGACGTAGCACGGTCAACGCTTCACGCCGGAATGACTCCGAATCTGGAGAATATTTTACCTGATGGGCTGTGGGAGGAACGGCGGACGCAGGGATCATTCACGTATCCTGCTCACACGGCGTTTTTCTCCGGCTTCCTTCCCGTCCCCTCTGGACCGGAGCGTCCCAAAAGACTGTTTGCATGTCATGCGATGCGCGGGACGACCATTGGCGACCGGACGTATGTATTCGATGCCTCGGACATCGTTACCGGATTTTCCGGGATCGGTTACCGTACTGTTTGCATTGGTGGGGTGGGATTCTTCTCAAGCCAGACGAAATTAGGGCGCGTGCTGCCCGGTTTGTTTCAGGAAAGCTACTGGAATCCGGATACCGGAACAGACTGTCCCGAATCTACACGCAATCAGGTGGACATATCCTTGAAAGTGCTGGAGAGCCAACGGAGTGAGAAACCTCTCTTTCTGTTTCTCAACATCTCAGCCACGCACACACCCCACCATGTTTATCTGCCGGGTTCTTCGGTGGACTCCTGGGAAAGTCAGTGTGCGGCGCTGTCCTATGCGGATGGGCAGTTAGGGCGATTGTTCGAGGCTATGCCGAGTCTCGGCTCGTGGCTCGTGCTCATGTGCGCTGATCATGGTGAGGCATTCGGAGAAGATGGGCACAGCGGGCACGGTATTGCCCACCCCGCCGTGTGGAGCGTTCCGTACGCGGAGTCCCTGGTGCCCTGCTGA